The DNA region CCTTACGCAAAAGGCTAAGATTGAGCGGGTTCGTTTCTATGTATCGGCCAATGACCTGTTCTGTCTGAGCCATTATCCTGACGGTTGGGATCCTGAACGAGGAACTACCTCTTATGCTATGACCACTTCGGTGTTGTTTGGATTGAATATTAATTTTTAATGGATTAGAACAATGAAAAATATATATATTATACTGACAGTATTCGCACTTTCATTGGTATCGTGCAACAGCTTGGATCTGTATCCACTAGACCAAGGTTCAAGTGAAACCTGGTACAGTAACGAAACCGAGTATGAAATGGCGGTGAATGATTTGTATCGCACTGCATTTTGGCCTGTTGCCAAAGAAGCTTGGTCTGATGACTACCTTTATCGTGACGTTGCCGGTCCTGACATTGTCGATGGAACGTTAAACAGTGAAACAAATACGTCCGGTAGTGTTGAGCTGGCAACATTCTATACCAACCAATACAAGGCCATTGCCCGTTCCAATGCTATCATCGCTAATTTGGATCGTGGTCGTGAAAATGGGATCAATGAGGCTACTCTGTTGTCTTATGAAGCTCAGGCACGTTTTTCACGTGCTGCACATTATGCTATGCTGGTCTTTGCTTTTGGTGATGTAGTCTATGTAGAAGATCTGTTAACTATTGAAGCTGCATCTAAAATGGCACGGTCACCTAAAGCTGATGTGATTAAAATCATTTATGATGATTTTGATTATGCTGCTGAACATCTTCCGGCTTCTTATACTGGAAAACAGGTAGCAACCAAAGGTGCCGCTTTGGCATTGAAAGCACGCTATGCGTTGTATTTCGGTGATTATGAGATCGCTGCTACAGCAGCAAAAGCGTGTATGGATCTGGGTATCTATAAACTTCATAAAGATTATGGTGATTTATTCTATACGAAGAATGCTGAAGAGTCAATCTTTTTATTGCCTCATTCAACAGCTCTCCTGATTGGTAATATCGGCGATGCAAAAAGCTACTACCCACGTACAGCGGGCGGTTTTTCGAGCAAGGTTCCTTCGTGGGCACTACTTGCAGCTTACGAGTGTACCGATGGTAAGTTGATTGATGAGTCGCCTCTATTTGATTCTCACAATCCTTTTCAGAATCGAGATCCTCGCTGCACAGCTTCGATCGTGGAATTTGGAAGTGAGTTCGTTGGCTATGAATATAACCCTCATCCGGAGGTTACTAAAGTAATGGACTATTCAACAGGGAAGCTGGTGAATAACGGTGATACTCGTGCCAGGGCTCAGTTTGCTTCTTTTACCGGTTTGGTGTGGAGAAAGTCAGTTGACAGAACGTGGGGACCCGATACCAACTTTACCCCCGAGAATGACCTGATAATTATCCGGTATGCCGATGTGCTTTTGATCTATGCTGAGGCTAAGATTGAGTTGAACCAGATTGACCAAAGCGTTTTGGATGCTATTAATCAGGTGCGTGCACGTGCCTATGGCGTGGAATTGAGTGATGTTTCTAATTATCCTGCCATTACAACAACCAATCAGAAAGAACTCCGAACGGTTCTTCGTCGTGAACGGAGGGTTGAATTAGCCTTTGAGGGACTTCGGTATTACGATTTGATTCGTTGGGGATTGGCTCAAAAAGCGTTGAATAAACCAAACTGTGGTGTACTCTATCCCGGAAATGAATTGATAGATAAAGTGGTAAAACCGGGACATTGGTTCTGGCCCTATGCTCCAGAAATAGATGAAGATGGTATTGCTGATTTTTCGAGAATGGTAAGCGATGGCTATGTACAGGTTTGTTCTAAGGGAGCTTTCTCTGAAAGACAATATTTATGGCCTATTCCGGCGAAAGAGCTGGTGATTAATCCTAATATGACTCAGAATCCAGGATATTAGTTCATAAATTGTTTTATCTATAAGTGGCAGAGCTAATGGTAGTATGGAAAAATATCTGGAGTTCTGCTACTTATTTTCAGTGAATAACATATGTTAGTAATGAAGAAATTCGTCTTTTTCTGTTTTATAATCTGTAGTTGGGTAACGGGATTACATGCTCAGCGCGTCTTTATAGCTCATCGGGGTGTCAATATGCATGGCACAATTGCCGGAGAGAATTCTCTGGAGGCCATTTCATTGGCCAAACGCGCCGGTTTTCAAGCTATTGAGACTGATGTACGCCTGTCAGCTGATGGATGTCTGGTAGTGATGCATGACAGTACACTAAACCGTACCTGCCTGAATGCCGACGGAACAACACTCTCCGTTCAAATTCCGGTTAAAACAAAGACACTTATAGAACTGAAACAGGATTTTATCTTAAAGGCTGATAAATCGGAAATGAGAAGTCGGATACCTACATTAAGGGAATTTCTAACCGAATGTAAACGGAACGGACTTTATACATTTATTGAACCTAAATTGCTTGATGAAACTGGTCGGCATTATAAAGATATAATCACTCTTGCAGATGAAGTGCTTGGAAAGAGAAATTACGTTATTACTTCCAATAATCGTGCTAATGAGATTATTCGAGATCTTGGAGTTTACGATGTCCGGTTAATGGGAATTTTATATCAGACTGTCTTTGAAAAGATACAGAATCAGGGAGATTGTATTATGGCTATCAGTGCTTCCCGCTTTGATGAGGATGAGTATGACCGGTACGTTGCTTTAGCTAAGTTGCATGGTCTTATGAGAGAATCTCATGCCGACAAATTCGTGCATTTCAATAAAATTAATCGTAATGATATTAATTTCATCTCCACGGATTTGTTGGCTCCCGACCTGAACGGTCAGGGTACCCTTTTGGTTGATAAACATGAAATTAAGGATTTTATTTGCCCGGTCATAACTAAGGTTGGAAGTATATTACTAAAAAAGGAACAAACGGTAGTACTCAACGAGCCGTTACCTTGCGTAACCTTTGGTGGAATCTATTTAGAGATTGAACTGAAAGGAAACGTTGAAATTGAGTTGGGAAATCAGGTTTTTAATGTGAAAACCGAAGATATTGCTAAACATCAGGTTCTTATATATAATGCTTCTCCGGCATTTAAGGTTAAGTCGCTTTCTGATGAATCTGAGATTAAGAGACTAATGTTGAAAATCGTACAATTTTGAAAATACTATTATAACATATATCATCATGGAATTAATGAAAACGTATACAGAAAAAGAAAGGCAAATAGAAGTCATCAATGACGTTGATGTCTTGGTTGTTGGTGGTGGGCCTGCCGGTGTCGGTGCTGCTATCGGTGCTGCCAAGGCCGGAGCTTCGACCATGCTTGTTGAGGCGATGGGCTCGTTTGGTGGCATGTGGACCAATGGTCTGGTGATCACATTGGCCGGGTTCAACAGTTGGTTGCGTCCTTATCGCCGTTGTGTAGATGGTGTTATGGGTGAATGGATTGCGATGGCTGAAAAGAAGGGAGGCGTTGAAAATAACCGTAGTTGGGTACTGAGCTCTGACCCTGAGATTATGAAACTGACTGCTGATGAACTACTGTTGAAATATCAGGTAAGATGTCTGTTGCATACCTGGATGGCC from Bacteroides sp. MSB163 includes:
- a CDS encoding RagB/SusD family nutrient uptake outer membrane protein, whose protein sequence is MKNIYIILTVFALSLVSCNSLDLYPLDQGSSETWYSNETEYEMAVNDLYRTAFWPVAKEAWSDDYLYRDVAGPDIVDGTLNSETNTSGSVELATFYTNQYKAIARSNAIIANLDRGRENGINEATLLSYEAQARFSRAAHYAMLVFAFGDVVYVEDLLTIEAASKMARSPKADVIKIIYDDFDYAAEHLPASYTGKQVATKGAALALKARYALYFGDYEIAATAAKACMDLGIYKLHKDYGDLFYTKNAEESIFLLPHSTALLIGNIGDAKSYYPRTAGGFSSKVPSWALLAAYECTDGKLIDESPLFDSHNPFQNRDPRCTASIVEFGSEFVGYEYNPHPEVTKVMDYSTGKLVNNGDTRARAQFASFTGLVWRKSVDRTWGPDTNFTPENDLIIIRYADVLLIYAEAKIELNQIDQSVLDAINQVRARAYGVELSDVSNYPAITTTNQKELRTVLRRERRVELAFEGLRYYDLIRWGLAQKALNKPNCGVLYPGNELIDKVVKPGHWFWPYAPEIDEDGIADFSRMVSDGYVQVCSKGAFSERQYLWPIPAKELVINPNMTQNPGY
- a CDS encoding glycerophosphodiester phosphodiesterase, yielding MKKFVFFCFIICSWVTGLHAQRVFIAHRGVNMHGTIAGENSLEAISLAKRAGFQAIETDVRLSADGCLVVMHDSTLNRTCLNADGTTLSVQIPVKTKTLIELKQDFILKADKSEMRSRIPTLREFLTECKRNGLYTFIEPKLLDETGRHYKDIITLADEVLGKRNYVITSNNRANEIIRDLGVYDVRLMGILYQTVFEKIQNQGDCIMAISASRFDEDEYDRYVALAKLHGLMRESHADKFVHFNKINRNDINFISTDLLAPDLNGQGTLLVDKHEIKDFICPVITKVGSILLKKEQTVVLNEPLPCVTFGGIYLEIELKGNVEIELGNQVFNVKTEDIAKHQVLIYNASPAFKVKSLSDESEIKRLMLKIVQF